The region tttgattactagtccagtataaCTGTTCTGCTTTGCATATATACATGTGCACACCTAATCAGGAGGATGATGGACGTCTCAATCCAAAATCAggagcattaatatggagttggctCTGCTTCAGCAGATTTAACAGCCTTCACCTTTCTGGAAATGTTTTCCAAAaaattttgtgtgtttatggaaaTTTGTTTCCTTTTGGACAAAGTAGCATTGTTAAGCTCGGGTTCTTGCTTTGTGTAAATGGGgccatacatactgtatataatccTATGTACCACTAGCTATAAAAATTTTTTGTTTAACTAAGAAAGCATTATTAATGCAGACGTCCGGACACAATTATAATGAAACCACGACTTAAGCACCACAATCTGTACTGACTGATACAAAGCCTCTATGGTGTTGAGCTGTGCAGTGCTAATTGCCAAACGTCAACTAACactgttattactgttatattacGTATTAAATAAGTGAACCAGCTAGAAAACACTTCATTCAAACAGGAGAAACCCTACAGCAGAGCAGATAAAATCACGATcaagttttttttctctccctcGACTGTTACGCATCACCCAAACCACTAATGAGCTTAACTATACAAATTAACTCACCACCATCACACTGTCTGAATCAGAATTTGTCCTCATAATGTTCTTGGTGTATGAAAATCCTTTGGCCTCACCAAAGCTCCCATTAACCTCAAACAGGAAGTGAGCaagtctttattttaataacccACAcctaataaaaatgaacaaactgGTACATAAAATCTCATCTGCTACAGCCTCGTAGCATTTACACGTCTCTGTTGTTCAGTTCAAATGTTAAAAGCAAACTGGCAGACGATCAATACACATTTATTAAGTGACAAATGGATGCAATTAAGTACGGATGCACTGATCCAAATATCCAGCTGAGAAAGCTAAGTGTAAGAAGTTAAGAAGATCATCtttaagtttgttttatgtGGCCCCGAACTTTTTTCAATGTTTTCATTGATCAACTATTATATGTTGTAAATATAAGCACCTTTagaatgtgatgcctgcaacaccctCCAAAAAAGTTGAAGTACTCCCAGGCCTATGTGGCTATATTTTTCACAGTAACATGAtgatttctcatgcaatgctgtctgagaGCTCAATGGTCATGCACATTCAGCGGGGGTCTCTGGTTTTGCCCTTTATTGACTGATATCTCTCCAGATTTCCTGAGTCACAATGTTAAAACAGTAGATTATAATTTATTTGCGagcttgcattgagaaatgttctttttgaacagaCTGGCTTCTCTCTTCTctaactttttggaatgtgttgaaggtatcaaattctaaatgtgtttctattcaCACAATACAAAGACGCTGATCAGTGAAAGCATTGGAAATCTtcattttcctttcttttcttctgtttccttttattgcactttacaaaatgtcccaactttttcattAAAAACCAGTTTGTAACTGTGGTCTGCTGATAATTCTTTGAGTTTCAAAGCTGCAGTAAAAACAGCCAAAGTAATCAACAGAACTGAAACAAGCTCTGCCTaaagggaaaatgcaaattCAGCATCAAAGTGAAAAATCTACCAATGTTTTCTAAAAATGCTTTCTCATTTGGATATTTCAACCCATTTTGTTTAAAACTATTAAGCCGGTTTCACTTGCTGTGGTTTTTGCCTTTAGTTATATTAGTATCATTAAATACAAGCCTTTTCTGTGAACAAGCCTTACCTGCACATTTTCCCGCAGATCCGTTGCTTCTCTTAGTGGCTGTGTGGAAGCCCTGAAGAGTTCATCCACTACCTTGATTCCAGTGGCCTTAGTTGACGTGTACTCCCTGGCCTTGCGGCCCTTCCTCCCTGAAAGACCCCTCTTGTGAGCTTTGCCCCCACCACGCCTGTTCGTAATGGCAATGTGAACAAATAACGTGGTATTTGGCAAAAATTCACCTGTAAGGGACTGCAGTGGTACATGACGATAGCCAGGCTGCAGGCATTCGAAAGGGATGGTATACTGGCCAATAAACTCATCCCCAATAAAGTCATCATCGAGAACCACAAAGCGCAGCACCGCTAGTTCAGGGAGATTGATCTGGAACTCGAAGCTTTCATCAAAAATCGGATTGTCGCCGTTCTGGGAGACGGTCTTCGTGCGCTGCTCAGCACAATCTGCAGGGATGCCATGGATCTCTACATAGATATACGGCTCGACCACGTCCCCTTTTGCTGCTGAGCCACGAGGTTTTGGCAAGTTTTGGCCACTGATCACCTTGATGTGGAGTAGCTGGGCAGACACACCAGGTAAAGAGTCACGAGCATTGGCACTAAAGTACGAGACCTCCTCACGCATTATTGCAGGCCGCAGGACGTAACCACAGTTCCCGTTTTGCCTAAACCATCCCAAATTCAGGTCCATCATCAGCCCTGGTGTCTGGTAATTCATAGCCACGATCTGGCAACCACACTTCCAAAAGTCTTGTGGGTTCATATTGCTGGCATCAATGCGCATAGGAGTAGGATATATCCGTGACAGGAAACGCTTGTTATAGCTGACAAAGTCCTCAGGGTACTCATTTGCGAAGCGATTAGCATCCACCTCGTTGAAGGAACATATCTCCCACTGTTTCTGTTCCCTTTTGGAGGACTCAAAGTCTCTGAACTGGACAGATTTGCAAAGGGTTACGAGATCAGACAGTTCCTTACACAGTCGCTGGCGCTTGTAGCCGAAGCCGTTGAGATGGTCCTTCTCGTCTGCGCCGACCATGCGGCGTGACATCTCCAGCCCTTCCTCCTCATCGGTCACCTCGCCTTCAGAATCCTGGTTGTCCGGTGGGAGACATTTCCCTTTCAGAAGGATCTTGCCCTTTAGTTGTTCAGGTGAAGGCAGGTAGTGATCATCTGGACTTGGGGGTTCGGTGTGCAGTTTGTCCCCCAGAATCTTCTTTATGTGCTGGGCTATGACCCTCTGTTGTGGGATGCTGCAGTGCGTCACCAGGCACAGGATCAAAGGATACTCTGAGCTCTCAAAGGCATATTGGTTAATGACATCCAATACTTTGGAAAAGGCCAGTTGGGAGGCCACTGAGCTGCCAACGTAGACAACTGGTTCACAATCAGGACCATCCCACACTACTACCTCCAGGCTGCGGCAACCTATTCTCAGGGCACGGACATAGCTGCTGATGTCTGAGGATCCCCAGTAATGGTCCTCAAGTAGGGAGGCATTGTGTGACGAATTGATGTAGTAGTGAGACAGGGGTTGCGTCATGTCCTGACAAACGCTTTTGTGCTGTGGGTCAAAAATGTGGCATTCGGGCGACAGGAGGTAGTGCGTGAAACCGTCAATGGACAGGAAGCCAAGGCTACGACCTTCTGCTGATGGCTCGTACTTCCGCACAATCTCTCGGCACATATCCTCCGTCACACCCTCTACTCCCTGCTCGACTTCTACAAACATCATTAAGTCCTTAAAATCCAGATATTCCTTGTTGCTAGAAAACTGAACAAGCAGGAAAAATATCTCGGGTCTTGTGCAGAGCTCACAATAAGCCTCCACAAACAAGTCTGAGTCAATACCCTCACCATAGCAATCTTTGGCTTTCTGAAGTTCTTTGAACTTGAGCTCAATCCGTGACTCCCTCATACCCGGATTAAGTCCCTTAATAATCTGTGTTGCGCGGAACAAGTCAATGTGTCCGTCCCTCTCAGTATCGGCTAGTTCAAATACTGAGCCGATCCAAGACGTTCTTACGCTCGTCTGGGTGGGTTCGACAACGCCAACCATGTGCCGGCCGTATGAGACCAGGTATCGCAGCCCCATCACCCATGTGCTCACCACATCTGCTGTGCTTGCCACTAAATCCAGAGACTCATAGTTGTCTCCATAAATGATGGAGAAAGCGCACTCATCCGGAAACTGATCTGAGAGGCCATTGCTGCGCAGGACAGGGGTTTTCTTTCCTAACCGCACCTCTTTGATGCTCTTGATCTCCAGCTTGGCCTTCTCCGAATCCTTCTTCGAGGGCTCCCATCGGAGCCAGCGCAGGTCTGGGTCCAGGAGGAAATATCGGTTGTACATGCGCGAGTTGGATCGAACTTTCTTCATCTCGCAGCCCTCCAACATGAAGGCCATACAGGCAGCGGTGCTGTTCATCTTGCGGTCACTTGGCATGGAGCTAAAGGAGACGGTCTTCTTTCTCACCTGCCGCTGCTTGGAGGTGTTCTGCAAACATAGCAAAACAGAGGTGgtcagtatattgtctaagttGTATAAGTTGTCTAGAAATGCTTTGAGATAGTGGCTGAATCTCTATTTTCTGACTAGCACAATAGGTTGTAACGAAATGCAACATTAACAAAAAAGAAGAATTAAGGATATAGGCATCCTAATGTGTGTTTACTCTGGTCAATCAATTTTAATAAACAAGTATGAAGAAAAGACAATGAGGCTTAATAGACAATGAAAAAAGACAATAAGCAAATTCAGATTTGTAAGACTTAATAACAACCTGCCCCACTTACATTAACAGACTGTTTGGGAGGTCTGTCCCTTATAttaatgtacaccaatcagccataacattaaaaccacctccttgtttctacactcactgtccattttatcagctccacttaccatatagaagcactttgtagctctgcaattactgactgtagtccatctgtttctctacatactttttagcctgctttcatcctgttcttcaatgatcaggacccccacagagcaggtattatttaggtgttggatcattctcagcactgcagtgacactgacatggtggtggtgtgttagtgtgtgttgtgctggtatgagtggatcagacacagcagcgctgctggagtttttaaatactgtgtccactcactgtccacttaattagacactcctaccttgctggtccaccttgtagatgtaaagtcagagacgatcgctcatctattgctgctgtttgagtcggtcatcttctagaccttcatcagtggtcacaggacgctgcccacggggcgctgttggctggatatttttggttggtggactattctcagtccagcagtgacagtgaggtgtgtaaaaacttcagcagcgctgctgtgtctgattcactcataccagcacaacacacactaacacaccaccatcatgtcagtgtcactgcagtgctgagaatgatccaccacctaaataattcctgctatgtggtgatcctgtgggggtcctgatcattgaagaacagggtgaaagcaggctaaaaatgtatgtagagaaacagatggactacagtcagtaattgtagaactacaaagtgcttctatatgataagtggagctgataaaatggacagtgagtgtagaaacaaggaggtggtcataatgttatgcctcatctgtgtaCTTTTATGATACATACTTATTGTGTGCTAATGTAACAATCCAAATATATATAACTAAGTCAACTGTACAACCACAGGCTATTTAAGTGTCAGGAAAGTGTCAATATTACATCATGTTCACACAAGCAAGTTTACTCATGTAACCACAAACACATCCAATAAAAGTCATAAATTCTAAACGTCTGTCTGTGTCGTGTTTATGTAGAGCTACATAATTTATTCTCTGGGCTAAAGAAACCTGAACACCCAgttctgtctttatttataagcataataataatctcaATATCAAAAAGAATGACctgctttttaaatgtaatgtctGCGCCTTTGAAATACGACGCCAATGCTAAACATCCTCCTTGGTGTATTGTGTTTGTGCACAAtcatgcatcttactctctgaTATGACATTTTTTGATAAAACGCTTTGAGGTGtaaactaattaattaattctaatTAATATTATGTTATTATGCTTTTATGCAACATCAAATCACAGAGCTAAAATTAAGCTTTTTTGCTTTATAACCATttgtataaaaaagaaaataaatttggAAGATATTTTGTTTGTCCGTCATAAATCTGGATGTAAGCTAgcatcatttaattaaaaaaacacaaaaacaaaacaaaaatctgcAGGTTACAAATATATGGTTAAGAAACAGTCAACTACAGTCATAGAATAAAAAGAGTAGGGTTAGTACTAGACGATAAGCcgttttttaaaaaacaataatttaaaaaacatagaTTGTTGACTTAAGTAGGAGATGTTCCACTTCTCGAacttgtgagttcgaatctcagctctgctaccagcaggcttgacacctacacgaacaacgattggctcatTCGTAGGGAGGGTGCCAGAtggaattcctcataactgatgcaattacaacctctgctggcttattgatggcgcctgcacagagacgggataatttgatcagggtgtgtctcttcgtgcacatagctgatccgcatatgaactcgcttcatgcaggtgagaagatgcagtcagctactgcacacgtgtcggagggggtgtgtgttagtcacggctctcctcaatcagagtggaggtcaacatcagtagagaggaagcgtaatgcatttgggtaattggatacgactaaaacggaaggaaaattggggagaaaatggagGGGAAAAGATTGGAGATGTTCTGTTATTCATGTTAGATAAAACCTCTCTGGCATTAAAAAGAGCCAAGATTTAGAAAGTCTGTGGGCATCGGCATGCTCATTTTCAGTGCAATTCATAATCAGCTTTTGCATTGACTTTCCCCAAACAGCAATTTTGTGGTATCCACAAGTCTATAAAGAAACAACTTAATGCAGATTAATGGTCAGGACAATACAGTAAAATAGCAGCTACGATCAATAAAGAACAAAAGATTTGGTGCATTAAATGACACTAAGGAtgtgcttttcccaataattctaacCTACTACACATCCTGTTGTTAAATGGACAGTTGCTTTGTTTCGAGCTGCTATCGGGCATACTTATGAGAAAGCACATTACAGCCTCAATAAATGTTAGGGGTTAAAGGGCTTTAATTCTCGTCTGTCAGGGGCAACATCAAAGCACAGAGAACAAAAAGAAGACAGAAGAGGATGATCGTTCTTCATCAGTGTGAGGGCAACATGGACAAAACATCGGTCAGTTTATAATCAGGATCTGGATTTTACACAGTGTAGTAATGTGTGTCAGAATGATATTAGAAAAATAATGACtgatgatttattaatatttgaattaacatttaaaaagctACACGAGTAAGTCCTAGAGGTGCCAACGGTCTGGCTGGATGCTCTACAGCAGTGGTCCCTGACCGGTCATttatgggtcatttattactggttCCCACTGATTTCCCATCATtagtgagtagtattgttatgcactttgtgttttttattatgctcatcatataattttattttaattcctcCCGCCCCAGCTGGTCCGTGAAATggtatcttatatgaaactggtccgtggtgcaaaaaaggtttggGACCGCTGCTCTACAGTCTCCCAACAGGGAAAGCGATTGTTCAGCAGTTAAatcactggactagtaaccaaaagattgctgattcaagccccaccactgccaggttacctggtggttgggcccttaagcagggCTACTAACCCTCAGTTGTTTGCATTGTGtacagtcactttggataaaagcgcctgtTAAATTATGGCATGAATGAAAATGCAAATGTCTCTGGGAGAGAAAGGCCAGGAAAATCACTTTTTTGACACTACAACAATGAcccctactgtctggtcaaggagCTAGAATAAAAGGTGGAGAAATAGGAAGAGCATATTGTGTTTCACTGTGAGTTCTCAGTAGAAATCTGCCACTGGCAGGTGACACAAAAAGCCATTATTAAGAAATTAGCCATAAACAGGACACCAAGCTAACTCTAGGCCGATTTTTCCCCACAGATGTGCTTTGTGAGGTGGGAGATAACTGGAGTACCTGAAGtacataaacagtaaccagaggCATGGGAAGCACCCGATTTGTTTGAACTGTGAAAATATGTCATGCCAACACGtcttccttaaaaaaaaaacattttatataaaccACAGAGGATCTAAGAACTTGTTTACATCAAGTGGATGATATATGAATGATTGTAGCACATTTTTCCAGTTTAACAATTACAGTTTAACAACACATTACAGGTCGTACACGCTCAGTCCCGAtatctgtgtgttagtataTCAGAGCGTTGGTGTAGGGACGTGTGTAATTCCTCTTTAAGTCAGCCGTCCTACACACTGCACTCAAGGTTAGACTAATGCTGAAAACGATGAGCTCAGTAACCAGGGAACAGCGTACAACCTGCCTGAGAAGCCATCCATCCTCCTATTGCTTATTAATTCAAACTGCATTCTATACCTGAGATGCCCCACTGCTCCCTTTAAACGAGGCttatttcttttctattttGAATTTGTAAATACATTATTGGGCGTAATGCTAAAGTTATTAGATCAACTTCACTGCTTTGTATTAAAGCTGTACTGCAGTTACAATATAAGCTCTGTCTAAATCTGTtgcatatattcattcatttatttattctatcatttatgtttagtaactgctttatagTGAAGGGTCATGGTACATTGAGAACAGCACAGCAACACTAGCTACAAGTgtggaaaacaccctggacatcaCAGACTAAAGGCAGACCACAATTAGAGGCAGCTAACTGAccgtctgcatgtttttggtaggTGGGCAGTGGAAGAAAACTGCAGTACggaaaactaaatacatgcagacACAAAGAAATATATCATTTGTTTCATGtctactgcatctttttacctgcacgaggcgagttcatatgcggatcagctttgtgtacaaaaagacacaccctgatcaaagaAATTTTCCGTCAACTCAgggcaggcgccatcaatcagccagcagaggtcgtaattgcctcagttgTGAGgaatccctatccggctcccgccctgtatgaacaacagctaatCACTGTTcttgtaggcacccagcccagccggatggcagagctgagttttgaaccgaaaACTTCTTTTTTAGCATTTGACCAACATTTTCCATACACACTGTGAGTAAAGCTCTGTCCTGATGTTCTACAAACGTTCAAACAATCACAAATATTCATTCCTGCGCACTATAATTGGGTcctcaaatatacacacagtaacTCAAACCAGCAAGGCTCACTTTAAATCACCCAGCTGTGTTTCTGTGCTGTGGACATCAAACCAGTTTTGAATAAGAGACTACAAATGAGTCACATCTTTAAAGTTAATAGGCACAGAATGGATTTTCATTTGTGTTGGCACCCTGAGGCGAAGTATTGCTTGTTTGGAGTCTGGCCATCCATTTAGATTAGAGCAAAACAGCTGTGAAGGTCAGTTATCATCCAAGAGCCCCGACATCAATACTGGCCAGCTGACAGGCAGCATACACTTCTGTACAGCTATGTCAATACGGCTGATCAGTTTAAATGGTTTCTGTTTATCAATAATCGGCTGAAAATGGCAACAATGCTGAAGCTGATGCTTCGGAAATAGATAAAGTATGATTTGATCTGGACAGCAAGTCTCGATTTTAATTCACCACATTTTACTGATACTGATTATTCAGTGTCAGTTCAAGTCCAGTTCTCGGGGGCCTTTTAAGCTGCCCTTCTCATACAAAGCACCTTTCTACCCACCCAGATAAACCAGACCCTTGTCATAATACTACTGATTGTTGACTAGTTTGGCATGCTATATAGAACAGTAGTATGTGGTTTGGAACAGACCCACAAACATAAAAAGCTGCCAGAATCTATTAACTCCCTTCTATTAACAGCAGAACAGCCAAAGAGTCAAAGTTCCAGCTCACCGTCCTTTCTTTGTCACTTCTGACTGATCACTGTAAAGGTGGACAAGTTTTACTTCTGTTAAATTATTCAGAACCACCTGATCTGCTTTGAAAAAGCCTATTCAATTATTAGGATCCTTTGAAATCCTGTTCACAAAGATGCACAGTTCACAATCAGGCTTCAGGTGTTGCTGTATCTGTGTGACCCTCCATTTAATGGCAAAATAACTAGAATGACTTTGCTAGTGACCAGCAAATTTAGCTTTGTGGTTTCATGCACACATGCGGAAAATAAATTCatcca is a window of Trichomycterus rosablanca isolate fTriRos1 chromosome 22, fTriRos1.hap1, whole genome shotgun sequence DNA encoding:
- the plcl5 gene encoding inactive phospholipase C-like protein 2, with the protein product MAEPEPADTAGPVSELAVDVRAYLSPLPGEAGHAETVQHSNGGHRSRDSSAERHQAAGSTPCGIMKNTSKQRQVRKKTVSFSSMPSDRKMNSTAACMAFMLEGCEMKKVRSNSRMYNRYFLLDPDLRWLRWEPSKKDSEKAKLEIKSIKEVRLGKKTPVLRSNGLSDQFPDECAFSIIYGDNYESLDLVASTADVVSTWVMGLRYLVSYGRHMVGVVEPTQTSVRTSWIGSVFELADTERDGHIDLFRATQIIKGLNPGMRESRIELKFKELQKAKDCYGEGIDSDLFVEAYCELCTRPEIFFLLVQFSSNKEYLDFKDLMMFVEVEQGVEGVTEDMCREIVRKYEPSAEGRSLGFLSIDGFTHYLLSPECHIFDPQHKSVCQDMTQPLSHYYINSSHNASLLEDHYWGSSDISSYVRALRIGCRSLEVVVWDGPDCEPVVYVGSSVASQLAFSKVLDVINQYAFESSEYPLILCLVTHCSIPQQRVIAQHIKKILGDKLHTEPPSPDDHYLPSPEQLKGKILLKGKCLPPDNQDSEGEVTDEEEGLEMSRRMVGADEKDHLNGFGYKRQRLCKELSDLVTLCKSVQFRDFESSKREQKQWEICSFNEVDANRFANEYPEDFVSYNKRFLSRIYPTPMRIDASNMNPQDFWKCGCQIVAMNYQTPGLMMDLNLGWFRQNGNCGYVLRPAIMREEVSYFSANARDSLPGVSAQLLHIKVISGQNLPKPRGSAAKGDVVEPYIYVEIHGIPADCAEQRTKTVSQNGDNPIFDESFEFQINLPELAVLRFVVLDDDFIGDEFIGQYTIPFECLQPGYRHVPLQSLTGEFLPNTTLFVHIAITNRRGGGKAHKRGLSGRKGRKAREYTSTKATGIKVVDELFRASTQPLREATDLRENVQNALVSFKELCGLTPAANMKQCILAVSSWLLNSERSLRVSVDLSGSYPTMEAHGIVPELLRKVLTAYDTMIQTSRTLIESADSVYSKLTQSQRAGLDFHEDLHRIGAKEGLKGRKLQKAMESYAWNITVLKGQADLLKHAKAEAIDTLRQIHCAAQSCGLAKNGASTSPSSPLLPPHPRPHGPLHSIPETEPPTTDPATPH